The nucleotide sequence TCTCGTCGACCCGGATGTAGGTCTTCTGCGCGACGACGCTGAGGGCCGGGTTCACCGGCGACATCGGCGTGAAGTCGCCGCCGTCGAACGCGCTGCCCATGCCGAGGGCGATGAGCGCGTCGTTGAGCTCGGCCTCCCACTCCAGCTCGAACCGCGGCAGCACCAGCTCGCTCACGTGCTGAGGGCGCAGCTCGGCGACAGCTGCGGCCCACTCCGCGGCGTCGAGCGACGACAGCAGCTGCGGCAGGCTGGAGTCGGTGTCGGGGAGCAGGATCTCCATGGCGTACCGCTCGTCCTCGCCATAGGGGAGTCGCAGCATCTGGTAGCCGTCGCGTTGCACGACCAGAGGGACCGTGTCGGTGAGCTGCATGAGCGGCACCGTCACGGTGCGGCCGTCGGAGAGCCGGAAGCCGCCGTCGCGGGTGTCGTCCGGATCGAACGGGGTGGTCCAGGTGCCGAGGAAGTAGACGGCGTTCACGAGCGCGAGCACGGCGTTCGGGTTCGGCAGCCGGAGCTCCTCGGCGATGCCGTCGATGCGGTCCTCGGTCTGGTCCCGGACCCAGGCGTCGATCTCGTCGGCGGTCTCCTGCGACCCGAGATTGGCCTCGTCGACGGTCGCGCCGAAGGAGTCGCGAGCGAAAGCCAGATAGTCGTCCTCGAACGGCACGCCCGGCTGCGCCCAGAGCGCGTTGGCGGTGGAGAGCGTGACGTCGTCGGTGTCGGCAAGCTCCCGCAGCAGCTCCCCGACCCGGACGTCGCGCGAGTCGTCGAGGTGCAGGACGGCGGCCATCTCATCCGCAGTCTGTCCGCCCGCGCCGGCCAGGACCATGGCCAACAGCGCGGCCGCGGACACCGGCGACGTGACCGTGTTCTCGCCTTCCTCGGCGAGCTGGCCGAGCAGATCGAAGCCGAACTGGTTGACCGAGGAGCCGACGGCGGCCGCGTCGCCCGGCGCGAGGTCGGCGACCAGTTCCATCCGGGCCGCAGCCGCGGCTGCGTCACCGGGCGAGTCCTCGGTCGACGCGTTCGTCCCGCAGGCGGCGAGCAGCAGAGCGCCGGCCAGGACGCCGGTGATCGGTCGGGTGGTCGGCATGGCTGCCCCCTTGGGGATGGTGTGTCAGCCGCGTGGATCGGTCACGGTGCCGAGGAACAGGATCGTGCCGGTCCGGCTGTCGGAGATGGTGAACGCGAACGGCCGGTCCACCCGGAAGCTGTTGCCCGCTGACTGCGCCATCATCCCGCCGGTGACGGCGGCCGCCTCGGTACCGGCCTCGTCGACCCGGATGTAGGTCTTCTGCACCACGGTCTCGAGGAACGGGTTCTCCGGCGACATCGGGGTGAAGTCGCCGCCGCCGAACGCGCTCTCCATGCCGAGGGCGCGGAGTGATTCGTTGAGATCGGCCTTCCATTCCAGCTCGAACCGCGGCAGCGCCAGCTCGCTCACGTGCCGCTCCTGCAGCGCGCCGACGGCGGCGGCCCACTCGGCGGCGTCGAGCGACGCGAGCAACTGCGGCAGGTCCGCGCCGTGGTCGGGCAGCAGGATCTCCATGGCGTACCGCTCGTCCTCGCCGTAGGGCAGCCGAGCCATCTGGTAGCCGTCGCGCTGGACGACCGGAACGGAGACGTCCGTGCTGTGCATGAGCGGCACATCGGCCGTGCTGCCGTCGGCCAGCAGGAACGGCTCGTCGCGGGTGTCGGCCGGGTCGAACTGGGTCGTCCAGGTGCCGAGGAAGTAGACGGCGTTGAGCAGCACCAGGACGGCGTCGCCGCTCGGCAGTCCGAGGTCTTCGGCGATGCCGTCGATGCGGTCCTCGGTCTGGTCGCGCACCCAGGCGTCGATCTCGTCGGCGGTCTCCTGCGACCCGAGGTCGGCGTCGTCGATCGTGGCGCCGAAGGAGTCGCGGGCGAAGGCCAGGTAGTTCTCCTCGAACGGGTAGCCGTCGCGCGCCCACAGCGCGTTGGCCACGGACAGGGTGACGTCGTCGGTGTCGGCCAGCTCGCGCAGCAGCGCGCCGACCCGGACGTCGCGCGAGTCGTCGAGGTGGAGGACAGCGGCCATCTCGTCCGCCGTCTGGCCGCCGGCACCGGCGAGCACCATGGCGAGCAGCGCGGCCGCGGAGACCGGCGACGTGACGGTGTTCTCGCCGTCCTCGGCGAGCTGGCCGAGCAGGTCGAAGCCGAACTGGTTGACGGACGAGCCGACGGCGCCGGCGTCGGCCGGATCGAGGTCGGCGACCAGCTGCAGGGGCAGCGCCGAGCCACCGCCGGTGCTCGAGCCGGAACCCGGCGACTCGGCCGTTCCGCAGGCCGCGGCCAGCAGCCCGCCGGCCAGGACGCCGGCGATCAGACGGGTGTACGACATGGCTGCCCCCAAGGTGATGCTCAGCCGCGCGGGTCGGTCACCGCCCCGAGGAAGACGATGGTCCCGGTCTGGCTGTCGGAGATGGTGAACGCGAACGGACGGTCCACCCGGAAGCTCTGGCCGGCCGAGCTGCGGGTGACCCCGCCGGTGACGGCCGCGGCCTCGGTGCCGGCCTCGTCGACCCGGATGTAGGTCTTGTGCACGACGCTGGCGAGGTCCTGCGACTGCGGCGACATCGGCCGGAAGTCGGCGCCCTGGAAGGCCGGCCCCATGCCGAGCGCCGTGAGCGCGTCGCCGAGGTCGGCGTTCCATTCCAGCTCGAACTTCGGCACCACGACCGTCTGCAGGTCCTGTGGCGTCAGGGCGGCGACGGCGGCCGCCCACTCGGTGGCGTCCAGCGACGAGAGCAGGCCCGGCAGCCCGGCGGCGTCGTCGGGGAGCAGGATCTCCATGCCGTACCGGCCGTCGGCGCCGTAGGGCAGCCGCAGCATGGAGTAGCCGTCGCGCTGGACGAACGGCAGCGTCTGCTCGCGCAGGAACATCAGCGGGACGTCGGCGCTGCCGCCGTCGGCCAGCGTGAACGGCTCGGTCTGCGTGTCGGCGGGGTCGAACTGGGTGGTCCAGGTGCCGAGGAAGTAGACGGCGTTGACGAGGACGAGCGCCGCCTGCGCGTCGGGCAGGCCGAGGTCGCGGGCGATGCCGTCGATGCGGTCCTCGGTGTGCTCGCGCACCCAGGCGTCGATCTCGTCGGCGGTGTCCTGCGACCCGAGGTCGGCCTCGTCGACGGTGGCGCCGAACGAGTCGCGGACGAACGAGAGGTAGTCGTCCTCGAACGGGACGCCCTCCTGCGCCCACAGCGCGTTGGCCGGCGCCAGCGTGACGTCGGTGGTGTCGGCCAGCTGCCGCAGCAGCGCCCCGACCCGGACGTCGCGGGGGTCCTGGAGGTGCAGCGTGCCGGCCATGGCCTCGGCGGTCTCGCCGCCGGCCCCGGCCAGGACCATGGCCAGCATGGACGCGACGGAGACCGGCGACGTGACGGTGTTCTCGCCGCCGTCGGTCAGCTCGCCGAGCAGGTCGAAGCCGAACTGGTTGACCGACGCGCCGACGGTGCCGGCGTCGGCCGGCGCGAGATCGGCGACGACGTCGATGCGCGGCGCCGGACCCGGGTCGGTGGTGGGCGACGCGGCGGCCTCGCCCGCGCCGCCGGAGCCGTCACCGCCGCCGTCGGCCTCGTACTCCGGGCTGGCGCCGCACCCGGCGACCAGCAACGCGCCGGCGAGCACCGCGGTGACCACGCGGGGCAGGGACATGAGGGCACCTCCGGGCGACAGTCAAGCATGCTCCTTCACTTGGACGTCGCCGGAGACGGGTCGGTTGCCGGGAAGATCGGCGAAGTAGAACCGGGCCGCGAGGGCGCGGCGCCGGTCGGCGCGGTAGTGCGGGTTCGGGACGCCGTGCGCGTCGGCGATCTCGCCGGCCGCACCGACCCCCGCGGGCACCAGCGCCTCGCGCGGCGCCCGCCGCTGCGCCTCCTGCGCCGTCAGCGGCCGGTGCAGCTCGCTGAACCCGCCCTCGAGGCTGACGACGACGATGCCGGTCGCGTGCCCGTGCCGCAGCTCCTCCAGGTCGCGCAGCCGCAGGCCCAGGATGATCCGCTTCGTCGCCCAGAACGCCAGCGGCGGCGCCACGACGACGGCCACCTGCAGGAACCGGACCAGCGGGTCGAGCGGGACGTGCAGCAGCGTGGCCAGGACGTCGCTCGCGCCGGCCAGCCACAGCACCAGGTAGAACGCGACGAACGCGGCCACCAGCGCGGTGCGCACCGGCATGTCCCGGGGCCGGTCGAGGACGTCGGGGTCGCGGCGGTCGCCGGTGGCCCACTGCTCGAACCACGGGTACAGCGCGAGCGACGTCAGCAGGACGCCGGGCAGCACCATGACGGGGACGAGGACGCTCAGCGTCAGCGTGTAGCCGAACACGTCCACCTCCCACGGCGGCATCAGGCGCACCGCGCCGTCGAGGAACCCGAGGTACCACGGGGGACGGCTGCCGGCCGGCGCCTGCGACGCGTCGAACGGACCCCACAGCCAGACCGGGTTGACCTGCACGGTCGCCGCCATCGCGACGATCGCGCCGGAGATCAGCAGCCCCAGCCCGCCCATCCGGACGGCGTACCGGGGCAGCGGCTCGCCGGCCGGCTCGGCCGCCGCCCGCTGTTCTTCTTTTCCCTTGTGGAGCTCTTTGCTGCCTTGAACCTCGCGGTCGGCGACGCGCAACCGCCGGAACGCCAGGACCAGCGCGACGGCGGCCAGTCCCACGATCAGCGTCGGCAGCACCCACACGTGCACGGTGTTCAGCCGGCCGATGATCTGGTCGCCGGGGAACTCGTTCCCGAACACCAGCCACGACAGCCACGTCCCGACCACCGGCGTGGCCAGCAGGTAACCCTCGGCGACGCGCAGGCCGGTGCCGGACTGCAGGTCGTCGGGGAGCGAGTGGCCGAGGTACGCCTCGGCGATGCTCAGCACCAGCACCGCCAGCAGGATCAGCCAGGCGACGCGCCGGTGCCCGCGGAACGCTCCGGCGAGGAACACCCGCAGCAGGTGCGCCGACAGCGCGGCGATGAACACCAGTGACGCCCAGTGGTGCACCTGACGGACCAGCAGCCCGCCCGGCACCTCCATGGAGATGCGCACCGTCGACGCGTACGCCTCGGACATCGTCACGCCGCGCAGCGGCGCGTAGTCGCCCGTGTATACGACCGGCCGCATCGACGGCTCGAACCAGAACGACAGCAGCACGCCGGACACCAGCACCAGCAGGAAGCTGATGACGGCCAGCGGGAGGAACAGGTCGGTCCAGCGCCTCGGCACCCGCAGCCGGCGCCGGGACAGGTCGGGCACCCCCGCCCGCCGGCCGAACCGGTCGGCCAGGCCGAGCACTCCGGTGACCATCTTGTGATTCGTCAGGCCGCGCATGCCGCACTCCTCGCGATCGCTCCTACCACTACGACAGAAACGGGCCGCGGATTGTGACATGACGTCGATCACGTCCGTAGGCTGCGGCTATGGCTCCGGCGATCGATCTCATGGACGACACGTTCGTGGTGGCCGAGCGGGCCGAACTGGCGGCGTACGTCCGCGACCCCGCTGTCGCGCGCGCGTGGTGGCCGCGGCTGACCCTCGCCGTCCACCAGGACCGCGGCCTCGAGGGCGTGCGCTGGACCGTCGCCGGCGAGCTGACCGGCAGTACCGAGCTGTGGCTGGAGCGCTGGGGCGACGGCGTCGTCGTCCACTGGTTTTTGCGCGCCGACCCGGCGTCGCCGCGGGCCCGGCCGGACCGGCTGGCCCGGCGTTACACCGTCGCGTTCAAGGCGCGGATCCACGAGCTGAAGGACCGGCTCGAGCACGGGCGACCGGCCGGGGTGCCGCGGCTGCCCCCGGCTCGATAGTCTGCGATCTCCGCTGGACACGGCTGATGGGACACTGTCACACATGGCTTCGCAGACCACGTCGAGCATCGTCGTCGCCGCGACCCCGGCACAGATCATGGCCGTCATCGCCGACCTCGAGGCGTACCCGGAGTGGACGGCCTCGGTCCGCGAGGTCGAGGTGCTGACGGTCTACGAGGACACCGGGCGGCCGGGCGAGGCGAAGTTCGTCCTCGACGCCGGCCCGATCAAGGACCGCTACACGCTCACCTACGAGTGGGACGGCGACGACGAGGTCCGGTGGAGCCTGGTCGAGGGCGGCCTGATCAAGGAACTGGACGGCTCGTACGCGCTGGCGGCCGTCGACGGCTCGAACACCGAGGTGACGTACCAGCTGACGGTCGACGTCGCGATCCCGATGCTCGGGCTGATGAAGCGCAAGGCGGAGAAGGTCATCATCGACACGGCTCTGAAAGAGCTGAAGAAGCGGGTCGAGGACGGAGTGGACGAGTGAGCCTCACCATCGGGGTCGACGTCGGCGGCACCAAGATCGCGGCCGGCGTCGTGGACGAGAAGGGCGTCATCGGGTCGCGGGCACGGCGCGAGACGCCGTCGCACGACCCCGCGGCGATCGTCGAGACGATCATCGAGGTGACCAAGGAGCTGGCCGCCCAGCACGAGGTCGCTGCCGTGGGCGTCGGGTCGGCCGGCTTCATCGACTCCGCGCGGTCGCGGGTGCTGTTCGCGCCGAACCTCGCCTGGCGCGACGTCCCCGTCCGCGACCAGGTCGCCGAGGCCACCGGCCTGCCCACCGTCGTCGAGAACGACGCCAACGCCGCCGCCTGGGGCGAGTTCCGCTTCGGCGCCGCCGAGGACGTCGACGACATGATCCTGCTGACCATCGGCACCGGCGTCGGTGGCGGCGTAGTGCTCGACGGCCAGATCTACCGGGGTGCGCACGGCGTCGCGGCCGAGCTCGGGCACATGCGGGTGGTTCCCGACGGGCACCTGTGCGGCTGCGGGCTGCGCGGCTGCCTCGAGGCGTACGCCAGCGGCACCGCCCTGGTGCGCGAGGCGCGCGAGGCGGCCAGCCTGCCGTCGGCCGAGCGGCTGCTCGGCCTGGCCGGCGGCGACGCGCAGCGCATCACCGGCCCCATGGTCACCGAGCTGGCCGGCCAGGGCGACGAGCTGGCGATCGTGCTGATCGCCGAGGTCGGCCGCTGGCTGGGCGAGGCGATGGGCTCGCTCACGGCGGTGTTCGACCCCGCGGCGTACGTGATCGGCGGCGGCGTGTCCGCGGCCGGTGACCTGCTGATCCGCCCGGCCGAGGAGGCGTTGCGCAAGCACACCACCGGCGCCGGTCACCGGCCGGAGCCGGAGGTGCGGGTGGCGACGCTCGGCAACGACGCCGGCGTCATCGGC is from Jiangella alkaliphila and encodes:
- a CDS encoding serpin family protein, with the protein product MPTTRPITGVLAGALLLAACGTNASTEDSPGDAAAAAARMELVADLAPGDAAAVGSSVNQFGFDLLGQLAEEGENTVTSPVSAAALLAMVLAGAGGQTADEMAAVLHLDDSRDVRVGELLRELADTDDVTLSTANALWAQPGVPFEDDYLAFARDSFGATVDEANLGSQETADEIDAWVRDQTEDRIDGIAEELRLPNPNAVLALVNAVYFLGTWTTPFDPDDTRDGGFRLSDGRTVTVPLMQLTDTVPLVVQRDGYQMLRLPYGEDERYAMEILLPDTDSSLPQLLSSLDAAEWAAAVAELRPQHVSELVLPRFELEWEAELNDALIALGMGSAFDGGDFTPMSPVNPALSVVAQKTYIRVDETGTEAAAVTGGAMIVSAGQQFRVDRPFAFTISDSRTGTILFLGAVADPRG
- a CDS encoding serpin family protein; the protein is MSYTRLIAGVLAGGLLAAACGTAESPGSGSSTGGGSALPLQLVADLDPADAGAVGSSVNQFGFDLLGQLAEDGENTVTSPVSAAALLAMVLAGAGGQTADEMAAVLHLDDSRDVRVGALLRELADTDDVTLSVANALWARDGYPFEENYLAFARDSFGATIDDADLGSQETADEIDAWVRDQTEDRIDGIAEDLGLPSGDAVLVLLNAVYFLGTWTTQFDPADTRDEPFLLADGSTADVPLMHSTDVSVPVVQRDGYQMARLPYGEDERYAMEILLPDHGADLPQLLASLDAAEWAAAVGALQERHVSELALPRFELEWKADLNESLRALGMESAFGGGDFTPMSPENPFLETVVQKTYIRVDEAGTEAAAVTGGMMAQSAGNSFRVDRPFAFTISDSRTGTILFLGTVTDPRG
- a CDS encoding serpin family protein codes for the protein MSLPRVVTAVLAGALLVAGCGASPEYEADGGGDGSGGAGEAAASPTTDPGPAPRIDVVADLAPADAGTVGASVNQFGFDLLGELTDGGENTVTSPVSVASMLAMVLAGAGGETAEAMAGTLHLQDPRDVRVGALLRQLADTTDVTLAPANALWAQEGVPFEDDYLSFVRDSFGATVDEADLGSQDTADEIDAWVREHTEDRIDGIARDLGLPDAQAALVLVNAVYFLGTWTTQFDPADTQTEPFTLADGGSADVPLMFLREQTLPFVQRDGYSMLRLPYGADGRYGMEILLPDDAAGLPGLLSSLDATEWAAAVAALTPQDLQTVVVPKFELEWNADLGDALTALGMGPAFQGADFRPMSPQSQDLASVVHKTYIRVDEAGTEAAAVTGGVTRSSAGQSFRVDRPFAFTISDSQTGTIVFLGAVTDPRG
- the qcrB gene encoding cytochrome bc1 complex cytochrome b subunit — translated: MRGLTNHKMVTGVLGLADRFGRRAGVPDLSRRRLRVPRRWTDLFLPLAVISFLLVLVSGVLLSFWFEPSMRPVVYTGDYAPLRGVTMSEAYASTVRISMEVPGGLLVRQVHHWASLVFIAALSAHLLRVFLAGAFRGHRRVAWLILLAVLVLSIAEAYLGHSLPDDLQSGTGLRVAEGYLLATPVVGTWLSWLVFGNEFPGDQIIGRLNTVHVWVLPTLIVGLAAVALVLAFRRLRVADREVQGSKELHKGKEEQRAAAEPAGEPLPRYAVRMGGLGLLISGAIVAMAATVQVNPVWLWGPFDASQAPAGSRPPWYLGFLDGAVRLMPPWEVDVFGYTLTLSVLVPVMVLPGVLLTSLALYPWFEQWATGDRRDPDVLDRPRDMPVRTALVAAFVAFYLVLWLAGASDVLATLLHVPLDPLVRFLQVAVVVAPPLAFWATKRIILGLRLRDLEELRHGHATGIVVVSLEGGFSELHRPLTAQEAQRRAPREALVPAGVGAAGEIADAHGVPNPHYRADRRRALAARFYFADLPGNRPVSGDVQVKEHA
- a CDS encoding SRPBCC family protein, translated to MASQTTSSIVVAATPAQIMAVIADLEAYPEWTASVREVEVLTVYEDTGRPGEAKFVLDAGPIKDRYTLTYEWDGDDEVRWSLVEGGLIKELDGSYALAAVDGSNTEVTYQLTVDVAIPMLGLMKRKAEKVIIDTALKELKKRVEDGVDE
- a CDS encoding ROK family glucokinase translates to MSLTIGVDVGGTKIAAGVVDEKGVIGSRARRETPSHDPAAIVETIIEVTKELAAQHEVAAVGVGSAGFIDSARSRVLFAPNLAWRDVPVRDQVAEATGLPTVVENDANAAAWGEFRFGAAEDVDDMILLTIGTGVGGGVVLDGQIYRGAHGVAAELGHMRVVPDGHLCGCGLRGCLEAYASGTALVREAREAASLPSAERLLGLAGGDAQRITGPMVTELAGQGDELAIVLIAEVGRWLGEAMGSLTAVFDPAAYVIGGGVSAAGDLLIRPAEEALRKHTTGAGHRPEPEVRVATLGNDAGVIGAADLARV